Proteins co-encoded in one Acidobacteriota bacterium genomic window:
- a CDS encoding amino acid permease, protein MEELNKKEIGLYGLTMIAIGSSIGSGIFRTPSEIAGYLPAEGLMLMVWALGGIIALCGALTFAKISGQFPQVGGFYVFLKEAYGKLPAFLFGWSMLLVINTGSLAALSLVFTSYLSSFIPLSDNAQLIIAVLTIVVLTVMNVFGVKFGNLFASIFTSAKLLGILFVVFLGLFFGTNQHVSYLNTSYAPVANNLSLISAFGLALIGVTFSFGGYQHATFVAAEVKNAAKIVPKALVIGILIVCLAYLTINVAYLRFLPIEQIAASKSVASDAINTIWGLGGKFVSFLIIVSVVGTIGIYILTAPRIYFAMADDKLFFKKFAEIHTKYGTPVWAIVFQSAWTIVLLIFWKTFSNLITFVVFVDEIFFFLTALSFFFLIKSQNVLGSFLALVFLAMTGFIIFNTLYEKPMEAIAGLIFLALGCIFFLIFRKTQTDLAA, encoded by the coding sequence ATGGAAGAACTCAACAAAAAAGAGATCGGCCTGTACGGCCTGACGATGATCGCGATCGGGTCGAGTATTGGTTCCGGTATCTTCCGTACACCTTCCGAGATCGCGGGTTATCTTCCGGCTGAAGGCTTAATGCTCATGGTCTGGGCTCTCGGAGGCATAATCGCTCTGTGCGGGGCACTGACCTTTGCCAAGATCTCGGGCCAATTCCCGCAGGTCGGCGGCTTTTATGTGTTTCTGAAAGAGGCTTACGGCAAGCTGCCCGCGTTCCTCTTCGGCTGGTCGATGCTGCTGGTTATCAATACCGGCTCGCTCGCGGCTCTCAGTCTCGTCTTTACGTCATATCTAAGTTCGTTCATTCCGCTGTCCGACAACGCTCAGCTGATCATCGCAGTCCTGACAATAGTTGTGCTGACCGTGATGAACGTTTTTGGCGTAAAATTTGGCAATTTATTTGCAAGTATATTTACATCCGCGAAGCTCCTCGGAATTCTGTTCGTTGTCTTTCTCGGCCTGTTTTTCGGAACGAATCAGCACGTAAGTTACCTGAACACGAGCTACGCCCCCGTAGCCAATAACCTCTCTCTGATATCGGCATTCGGCCTCGCTCTGATCGGCGTTACCTTCTCATTCGGCGGTTACCAGCACGCGACATTCGTCGCCGCGGAAGTCAAAAACGCCGCAAAGATCGTTCCGAAAGCGTTGGTGATCGGCATTCTGATCGTTTGCCTCGCGTATCTGACGATAAACGTCGCTTACCTCAGATTTCTTCCGATCGAACAGATCGCCGCGTCGAAAAGCGTCGCTTCGGATGCGATCAACACGATCTGGGGCCTCGGCGGCAAATTCGTCTCTTTCCTGATCATCGTCTCGGTCGTCGGAACGATAGGTATTTACATTTTGACGGCTCCGCGAATATATTTCGCCATGGCGGACGACAAGCTATTCTTTAAGAAATTCGCCGAGATCCACACCAAATATGGCACGCCGGTCTGGGCTATCGTGTTTCAATCCGCATGGACGATCGTCCTGCTGATTTTCTGGAAAACATTCTCAAACCTGATCACTTTTGTCGTATTCGTCGACGAAATTTTCTTCTTCCTGACGGCACTCAGCTTTTTCTTTCTGATCAAATCTCAGAACGTGCTCGGCAGCTTTCTGGCTCTGGTTTTCCTGGCGATGACGGGCTTTATCATCTTCAACACGCTTTACGAAAAACCGATGGAGGCCATTGCCGGTCTGATATTCCTCGCTTTGGGATGCATTTTCTTCCTGATATTTCGTAAGACCCAAACCGACTTAGCAGCATGA
- a CDS encoding S8 family serine peptidase: protein MSRSFSRGRGVLFAAVLLILVAGWVILSPVSEARVNTRATTFLSVFDITSPAIPTFGISQENKISPDVRRDTAEGKSTPIVILLAEQADVSKAYSITDQDERGWFVYRTLTSVADRTQASLRNLLDNDGRKYQSYWAANMIVTTADAALVQKIAARPDVAHIDSNRPTRWIEDPNVAKFATTTSRPETPEAIEWGVTNVNAPSVWTMGFTGQGIVIGGLDTGIRWTHNVLKSKYRGWNGTTADHNYNWHDSVHAGGGICGANTTAPCDDDGHGTHTVGTIVGDDGSGNQVGVAPGAKWIGCRNMNVGDGTPATYAECFQFMIAPTDLAGNNPNPALRPHVLNNSWSCPASEGCTTRAELETIVNNTQAAGIFVAVSAGNSGPSCSSVSTPAAIYEASFSVGAFDINNSMASFSSRGPSTYYTPNLLKPNISAPGVNVRSATNGGDTTFANLSGTSMAGPHVAGVVALLWSARPALVRDIAATKALLQNTANPSVSVAAQTCGGIPSTQVPNNSFGYGRIDALAAVNAAGGPTPTPTPTPTPTPTPTPTPTPTPTPTPTPTPTPTPTPTPTPTPTPTPAPTPTPTPTPTPTPTPTPTPTPMPTPTPTPTPTPTPTPTATPTPRPTPTPTPTPTPTPTPAPTPTPTPTPTPTPTPTPTPFPTPSFSINDVEGPEGQGIGQTEFNFLITRSIPVAQSWSVVTFSTANGTAIAPGDYSAIVNGTVTFAPDETVKQVTVLVNPDTTPETDETFTITISNVSFGTIARATGTGLILNDDAGLPPPMGIEGDIVDGNGGPAGDGLILANDVSVIRQFILGTATPVTTPNQFQRSDVNLPCGNGQIDAGDVTIIRQMILGNIPNNTTTCGPTVSSIAPPAEKSSSSIWMQNDASAFLW from the coding sequence ATGTCAAGATCATTTTCTCGCGGACGAGGTGTTTTATTTGCAGCGGTTTTACTCATTCTGGTCGCGGGATGGGTGATCCTCTCTCCTGTTAGCGAAGCGCGCGTTAATACTAGAGCAACGACGTTTCTTTCAGTTTTCGACATCACCTCCCCCGCGATCCCGACGTTCGGTATTAGTCAGGAAAACAAGATCTCGCCTGATGTTCGTAGAGATACAGCGGAAGGTAAATCAACTCCGATCGTCATTCTGCTCGCGGAACAAGCCGATGTGAGCAAAGCATATTCGATAACTGATCAGGACGAACGCGGTTGGTTCGTTTACCGAACCCTGACCAGCGTGGCCGACCGAACTCAGGCGAGCCTTAGGAATCTCCTCGATAACGACGGGCGAAAATACCAGTCTTACTGGGCGGCGAACATGATAGTGACGACCGCCGACGCCGCCCTTGTTCAAAAAATAGCTGCACGTCCGGATGTTGCTCACATCGATTCGAACCGTCCAACAAGATGGATAGAGGATCCAAATGTAGCTAAATTTGCTACGACAACTTCGCGTCCCGAGACACCCGAAGCGATCGAATGGGGCGTGACCAACGTCAATGCTCCATCGGTCTGGACGATGGGATTCACCGGGCAGGGCATCGTCATCGGCGGGCTCGACACTGGAATTCGCTGGACACACAACGTACTCAAATCAAAATATCGCGGCTGGAACGGAACGACCGCTGACCACAATTACAACTGGCACGACTCGGTACACGCGGGCGGCGGCATCTGTGGTGCGAATACTACGGCACCATGCGACGACGACGGCCATGGTACGCATACAGTCGGAACAATCGTCGGCGATGACGGCTCGGGCAATCAGGTCGGTGTAGCTCCCGGGGCAAAATGGATCGGTTGCCGAAACATGAACGTCGGCGACGGAACGCCGGCAACATATGCGGAGTGCTTCCAATTCATGATCGCCCCGACCGACCTCGCCGGGAACAACCCAAATCCGGCGCTTCGGCCGCACGTCCTGAACAATTCATGGAGCTGCCCGGCAAGCGAAGGCTGTACAACGCGAGCGGAGCTTGAAACCATCGTCAACAATACTCAAGCCGCCGGAATTTTCGTCGCGGTTTCTGCCGGAAATTCCGGGCCGAGTTGTTCGAGTGTAAGCACGCCCGCCGCGATCTATGAAGCATCATTCTCGGTCGGAGCTTTTGATATCAATAATTCCATGGCGAGCTTCAGCAGCCGCGGCCCGAGCACCTATTACACTCCGAATTTACTGAAACCGAATATCTCGGCACCTGGTGTGAACGTCAGATCGGCAACGAATGGCGGCGATACAACATTCGCAAATCTCAGCGGAACCTCGATGGCAGGCCCGCACGTTGCCGGCGTGGTCGCTCTTTTATGGTCAGCCCGTCCGGCGCTCGTCCGTGATATTGCAGCGACAAAAGCTCTGCTCCAAAACACCGCGAATCCATCGGTAAGCGTCGCCGCCCAAACCTGCGGCGGCATTCCATCGACGCAAGTCCCGAATAACTCGTTTGGATACGGACGCATCGACGCCCTAGCCGCCGTTAACGCAGCCGGCGGCCCAACTCCAACTCCAACGCCGACTCCAACTCCAACTCCAACTCCGACGCCGACTCCAACTCCAACTCCGACTCCAACTCCGACTCCGACTCCGACTCCAACCCCGACTCCGACTCCGACTCCGACTCCGACTCCGACTCCGGCGCCGACTCCAACTCCGACGCCGACGCCTACGCCAACTCCAACTCCAACACCGACGCCAACTCCGATGCCAACTCCGACGCCGACGCCGACGCCGACTCCAACGCCGACTCCGACTGCCACTCCGACTCCAAGACCAACTCCAACGCCGACTCCAACGCCGACTCCGACTCCGACTCCGGCGCCGACTCCAACTCCGACGCCTACGCCAACTCCAACTCCAACACCGACGCCAACTCCGTTTCCGACCCCATCTTTCTCGATAAACGATGTTGAAGGGCCGGAGGGGCAAGGTATTGGCCAGACTGAGTTCAATTTCCTGATCACGCGGTCCATTCCGGTCGCTCAGTCCTGGTCGGTGGTCACTTTTTCGACAGCAAATGGTACTGCGATCGCACCCGGCGATTACTCAGCGATCGTAAATGGAACAGTAACGTTTGCTCCTGACGAAACGGTTAAACAAGTGACAGTGCTTGTAAATCCGGATACGACACCGGAAACCGATGAAACGTTCACAATAACTATTTCAAACGTTAGCTTTGGGACGATCGCCCGGGCGACAGGAACGGGCCTCATCCTAAACGATGACGCAGGACTTCCACCCCCGATGGGTATCGAGGGAGATATTGTGGACGGCAATGGCGGCCCCGCGGGCGATGGGTTGATATTAGCTAATGACGTTAGCGTGATCAGGCAGTTTATTCTTGGAACCGCGACACCAGTGACCACGCCGAATCAATTTCAGCGATCCGACGTTAATCTGCCTTGCGGAAATGGCCAGATCGATGCGGGCGATGTCACCATCATTCGTCAAATGATCTTGGGGAATATACCGAATAACACCACGACGTGCGGCCCGACCGTGTCCTCGATCGCTCCGCCGGCCGAAAAAAGCAGCAGTTCGATCTGGATGCAAAATGATGCATCGGCATTTCTGTGGTAA
- a CDS encoding ATP-grasp domain-containing protein, with the protein MQKHIAIIASDFKGSEFVEECHTAGWHVTLVTRKKLLDSAWPWTAINDAKTVDDDAGVMDYVRAVTNLAGSRPIHKVVGLDEFDVLTAAMTREHLNLPGISRSYALRFRDKLTMRSIAHNAGIPCPEFVGAFNAEQIHNFLTTVPAPWIVKPRNEVSAFGIRKCETADEAWGVLTDLDNRNNWRDHPSQFLIERFIEGKVFHVDSVVADGKVVACGVSQYGTTPFKVSHHGGVFTSSIVPYRSKERKQLEVMNRALLMAFEYDRGVAHAEFLQCEKTGEFYLLEVACRVGGAYIANVLEYACNFNLWREWAKLEIATDENPYKLPKLRKEFAGITLALANSEEPDTSAYVDDEIVYTIKKPRHVGFIFQSKKQERIDELLSVYSQRITDDFLTIAPVKERHDD; encoded by the coding sequence ATGCAAAAACATATTGCGATCATCGCGAGCGATTTCAAGGGGTCGGAATTTGTTGAGGAATGTCATACTGCGGGATGGCACGTTACGCTTGTTACGCGTAAAAAGCTGCTCGACAGCGCGTGGCCGTGGACGGCGATCAATGACGCAAAAACGGTGGATGATGATGCCGGGGTCATGGATTACGTGCGGGCGGTCACGAATCTCGCCGGTTCGCGGCCGATCCATAAGGTGGTCGGGCTCGATGAGTTTGATGTTCTGACCGCGGCAATGACCCGAGAGCACCTTAACCTGCCGGGAATAAGCCGCTCTTACGCATTGCGTTTTCGCGACAAATTGACGATGCGCTCCATCGCACATAACGCGGGAATACCGTGCCCGGAGTTTGTTGGAGCGTTCAATGCTGAGCAGATCCACAATTTTCTAACAACGGTTCCGGCTCCCTGGATCGTTAAGCCTCGCAATGAGGTTTCGGCCTTCGGAATACGTAAGTGCGAGACCGCCGATGAGGCATGGGGAGTTTTAACGGATCTCGATAACCGCAACAACTGGCGCGATCATCCGTCGCAATTCCTGATCGAACGCTTTATTGAGGGCAAGGTCTTTCACGTAGATTCCGTTGTTGCCGACGGCAAGGTCGTAGCCTGCGGCGTCAGTCAATACGGGACGACACCATTCAAGGTTTCGCATCACGGCGGCGTGTTTACGTCGTCGATCGTTCCATACCGGTCGAAGGAAAGGAAACAGCTTGAGGTAATGAACCGGGCTTTGCTGATGGCGTTCGAATACGACCGCGGCGTAGCTCATGCGGAATTTCTTCAGTGCGAGAAAACCGGCGAATTCTATCTTCTCGAGGTCGCATGCCGTGTTGGCGGGGCTTATATTGCCAACGTTCTCGAATACGCCTGCAACTTCAATCTCTGGCGCGAATGGGCAAAACTCGAGATCGCGACGGACGAAAACCCGTACAAGCTGCCAAAATTGCGAAAGGAATTTGCCGGCATAACTCTCGCTCTCGCCAATTCTGAAGAGCCTGACACCTCAGCCTATGTGGACGACGAGATCGTCTACACGATCAAGAAGCCTCGTCATGTCGGCTTCATTTTCCAGTCGAAAAAACAGGAACGGATCGACGAATTACTGAGTGTCTATTCGCAGCGGATAACCGATGATTTCCTTACGATCGCTCCGGTCAAGGAGCGGCATGATGATTAA
- a CDS encoding DUF3060 domain-containing protein, giving the protein MRNFITICVLAAVVGILTSCDVRSGTAKEEMEKFSGSPTPTFAPPSPEITPDPADSIAVDVSMEGSTITVLGYKEKKSAICSKFDRVMINGDDNVLNIKGGCSQIVANGDRNQITAEASLAFVLNGSDNSVKYSKYVNGRRPTITEPVGGNTIEKIPAPTAKK; this is encoded by the coding sequence ATGAGAAATTTCATAACGATCTGTGTTTTGGCCGCGGTTGTCGGGATCTTGACGTCGTGCGATGTTCGGAGCGGTACGGCTAAGGAAGAGATGGAGAAATTCAGCGGTTCGCCGACGCCGACGTTTGCTCCGCCTTCGCCTGAAATCACGCCCGATCCTGCGGATTCAATCGCGGTCGATGTTTCGATGGAGGGCAGCACGATCACGGTCCTGGGCTACAAAGAGAAAAAGTCCGCCATCTGTTCAAAATTCGACCGCGTAATGATCAACGGCGATGATAATGTCCTCAATATCAAAGGCGGCTGCAGCCAGATCGTTGCGAACGGCGATCGTAATCAGATAACTGCGGAAGCGTCTCTGGCTTTCGTTCTGAACGGCAGCGACAACTCGGTCAAATACTCAAAATACGTGAACGGCCGCCGTCCGACGATTACCGAACCGGTCGGCGGAAATACGATCGAAAAGATCCCGGCACCAACGGCCAAGAAATAA
- a CDS encoding segregation/condensation protein A, whose amino-acid sequence MEQTVEQFSFDFHNEKAQILGGSSEDLKIKLGDFAGPLDLLLFLIKQEQANIFDIPIARITQKYLEYIRLMKKLDIAVAADFLVMAATLIEIKSKMLLPRDPTLTEEEEFEDPRKELVDRLLEYEKFKSAAGMLYERSTIEQAIFTRGPIESDDNNAEVNATVFDILTVFQKIVARHVDEIKMEIEREEISLSDMIKTLRDRIFKDGEINLLVFFEEMHSKRELVTAFVAVLEIVRTVGVKLVQRKTFGDIILKKATETAELGPSFE is encoded by the coding sequence ATGGAGCAAACGGTCGAACAGTTCAGTTTTGATTTTCATAACGAAAAGGCCCAGATATTGGGCGGTTCGTCTGAGGATCTGAAGATAAAGCTCGGCGATTTTGCCGGGCCGCTCGACCTGCTTTTGTTTCTGATCAAGCAGGAACAGGCGAATATTTTTGACATCCCGATCGCCCGCATCACGCAGAAATATCTCGAATACATACGGCTGATGAAAAAGCTCGACATCGCCGTCGCCGCTGATTTCCTGGTAATGGCGGCAACCTTGATCGAGATCAAATCGAAGATGCTGCTGCCCCGCGATCCGACGCTTACCGAGGAAGAAGAGTTCGAAGATCCGCGAAAAGAGCTCGTCGACCGGCTGCTCGAATACGAAAAATTCAAATCCGCCGCCGGAATGCTTTACGAACGTTCGACCATCGAACAGGCGATCTTCACCCGCGGTCCGATCGAGTCCGACGACAACAACGCCGAGGTCAACGCCACCGTTTTTGACATCCTGACCGTTTTCCAAAAGATCGTCGCCCGCCACGTGGATGAGATCAAAATGGAGATCGAGCGCGAAGAGATATCGCTCTCGGACATGATCAAAACGTTGAGGGATCGGATTTTCAAAGACGGCGAGATCAATCTGCTCGTGTTTTTCGAGGAGATGCACTCAAAACGAGAGCTTGTGACGGCATTTGTCGCGGTGCTTGAGATCGTGCGGACGGTCGGCGTGAAATTGGTCCAGCGAAAGACCTTTGGCGATATTATCTTGAAGAAAGCGACAGAAACCGCAGAACTTGGCCCGTCGTTCGAGTAA
- the trpS gene encoding tryptophan--tRNA ligase, which produces MKKRIFSGAQPTGELHIGNYLGALKNWVALQDEYESLYCIVNLHAITLPQDPKLLRKKTLDLARIYLAAGVDAEKATVFIQSDVAAHAELTWILSCISRMGELERMTQFKDKGKGNSGAGVGLFTYPVLMASDILLYQTDLVPVGQDQKQHLELTRDLAERFNRDFGETFKIPEPFIPPVGANIASLQDPGKKMSKSDENLNGSIFLLDDADVITKKIKRAVTDSGTEINFDPERPAIRNLLTIYQLLTGKTAEECVAHFEGKGYGQFKGELAEVTVEFLRPFQERIRNFDDAALGSILKAGAEKANDIATATLRDVYQKVGLR; this is translated from the coding sequence ATGAAGAAACGAATTTTCAGCGGAGCTCAGCCGACAGGCGAGCTGCATATCGGCAACTATCTTGGCGCTCTGAAAAATTGGGTAGCGTTGCAGGATGAGTACGAGAGCCTCTACTGCATCGTCAACCTCCACGCGATCACGTTGCCGCAGGACCCAAAGCTCTTGCGTAAGAAAACACTCGACCTCGCCCGCATCTATCTCGCGGCAGGCGTAGACGCGGAAAAAGCTACGGTCTTCATCCAGTCAGACGTGGCTGCTCACGCTGAGCTTACGTGGATTTTGTCTTGCATTTCACGAATGGGTGAGCTGGAGCGCATGACGCAATTCAAGGACAAAGGCAAAGGAAATTCCGGTGCGGGTGTCGGTCTTTTCACCTATCCGGTCTTGATGGCATCCGACATCCTACTCTATCAAACGGACCTCGTCCCGGTCGGACAGGACCAGAAACAGCATCTCGAACTGACCCGTGATCTGGCAGAACGGTTTAACCGCGATTTTGGCGAGACTTTCAAAATTCCCGAGCCGTTCATTCCGCCGGTCGGCGCAAATATCGCGTCCCTTCAGGACCCGGGGAAAAAAATGTCCAAATCGGACGAGAACCTCAACGGTTCGATCTTTCTTCTCGATGACGCCGATGTGATCACCAAGAAGATCAAACGCGCCGTCACCGACTCCGGAACCGAGATCAATTTCGACCCCGAACGCCCGGCGATCAGGAATCTGCTCACGATCTACCAGCTCCTAACCGGCAAAACCGCCGAGGAATGCGTCGCACATTTTGAAGGCAAAGGATACGGCCAGTTCAAGGGCGAACTCGCCGAGGTAACGGTAGAATTCCTCAGGCCGTTTCAGGAACGGATAAGGAATTTTGACGATGCGGCTCTTGGTTCGATACTTAAGGCCGGTGCTGAAAAGGCAAATGACATAGCAACTGCCACACTGCGGGATGTATATCAGAAAGTGGGTTTGAGGTGA
- a CDS encoding aminotransferase class I/II-fold pyridoxal phosphate-dependent enzyme, with protein MNESFIINQLAEDRENYFHAVAPPIIQTSNFAYPTVDEFVHAITNEKNEHIYTRGNNPTVNMLAKKMAALEGAEDCLMVGSGAAAITNAVMSQVNAGDQIISVRNPYTWAAHLMTKILPRFRVETTFVDGTDIQNFENACTENTKLIYLESPNSWTFDLQDLAAIASFAKQKGITTVIDNSYCTALCQRPIDLGIDLVIYSATKYYNGHSDVVAGAICGSEEKITQIFHNEFMTFGNILAPQNAWLMLRSLRTLPIRLKQSSESTLKILEYLRNSEKVERIWYPFNEDSPQYELAKRQMKMPMGMFAIALKTRDVAAIKRFCESLQYFLIAVSWGGHESLIMPKCAFVPADDPQVSMIRFYIGLEEADVLIDDLSQAIGQLF; from the coding sequence ATGAACGAATCATTCATCATCAACCAGCTAGCCGAGGACCGCGAGAATTATTTCCATGCAGTCGCTCCGCCGATCATTCAGACGAGCAATTTTGCGTACCCAACAGTCGATGAGTTCGTCCACGCGATCACGAACGAAAAGAACGAGCACATCTACACTCGCGGTAATAATCCAACCGTAAACATGCTCGCCAAGAAAATGGCGGCTCTCGAGGGTGCCGAAGATTGCCTGATGGTCGGCAGCGGTGCCGCGGCGATCACAAACGCCGTGATGTCGCAGGTAAATGCGGGTGACCAAATTATCTCGGTACGAAACCCCTACACTTGGGCCGCCCACCTAATGACAAAGATCCTGCCGCGATTTAGGGTCGAGACGACGTTTGTCGACGGTACCGACATCCAGAATTTCGAGAACGCCTGCACCGAGAACACAAAACTCATCTACCTCGAATCGCCGAATTCGTGGACCTTCGACCTTCAGGATCTCGCGGCGATCGCCAGCTTTGCAAAACAAAAAGGCATCACGACCGTCATCGACAACAGCTACTGCACCGCTCTCTGTCAACGGCCGATCGATCTGGGAATCGACCTCGTCATCTACTCCGCGACCAAATATTACAACGGCCACAGCGACGTCGTTGCCGGAGCGATCTGCGGTTCTGAGGAGAAAATAACGCAGATCTTCCACAACGAATTCATGACCTTCGGCAATATCCTCGCCCCGCAAAACGCATGGCTGATGCTCCGCAGCCTGCGAACGCTGCCGATCAGGTTAAAGCAGTCGTCCGAAAGCACTCTGAAGATCCTGGAATACCTGCGCAATTCCGAAAAAGTTGAACGGATCTGGTATCCGTTCAACGAAGACAGCCCGCAATACGAACTAGCAAAAAGGCAGATGAAAATGCCGATGGGAATGTTCGCGATCGCGTTAAAAACAAGAGATGTCGCCGCCATTAAACGTTTCTGCGAATCGCTCCAATACTTCCTCATCGCCGTCTCCTGGGGCGGCCACGAATCACTGATAATGCCAAAATGCGCATTTGTCCCAGCCGACGATCCGCAGGTCAGTATGATCAGGTTTTATATCGGGTTGGAAGAGGCGGATGTGTTGATCGACGACCTTTCACAAGCTATAGGCCAATTGTTTTAG
- a CDS encoding DUF2237 domain-containing protein, translating to MSYTNGNGNGHAPKPKNVLGTELQSCCTDPMTGFYRDGYCRTGADDTGRHTVCIEATDEFLAFSKAVGNDLSTPMPQYAFPGLKAGDKWCLCMLRWREALEAGMAPRVYLEATHAQALTVVSLEDLKRHAA from the coding sequence ATGAGCTATACCAACGGAAACGGCAACGGCCACGCACCTAAACCAAAGAACGTCCTTGGCACCGAACTTCAGAGTTGCTGCACCGACCCGATGACGGGATTTTACCGCGACGGGTATTGCCGCACCGGCGCTGACGACACGGGCCGTCATACGGTCTGTATCGAGGCGACAGATGAGTTTTTAGCATTCTCAAAAGCGGTAGGGAACGACCTGTCCACGCCAATGCCGCAGTACGCGTTTCCGGGCCTAAAAGCAGGCGATAAATGGTGCCTATGTATGCTCCGCTGGCGCGAAGCTCTCGAAGCCGGAATGGCACCTCGTGTGTATTTGGAAGCAACGCACGCTCAAGCGTTGACCGTCGTGAGCCTCGAGGATCTGAAGCGGCACGCGGCGTAA
- a CDS encoding site-2 protease family protein: MGDIDLVNLLSHLIIYMVVLLLAISAHEAGHAWMSYKYGDDTAYMLGRVSLNPVVHTDPVGTLLIPILSFILGALGGALASVPLLGWGKPTPVNPRKWAKFKQANVMVSIAGIGANLIIALTSFIVFKSLLEFGVINAGNVGSGVLKPVLILFQYLIMLNISLAIFNLLPFPPLDGSKVLSTFLPESFQPVFQMLEQYGFLILMLLIYMGVIGLIMRPVFTFVNYLLVTPWF, encoded by the coding sequence ATGGGCGATATCGATCTGGTCAATTTACTCAGCCACCTGATCATCTATATGGTGGTCCTGCTCCTGGCAATCTCTGCCCACGAGGCGGGACACGCATGGATGTCGTACAAGTACGGCGATGACACGGCCTACATGCTTGGGCGTGTCAGCCTTAACCCGGTTGTCCACACTGACCCGGTCGGAACGCTCCTGATCCCTATACTCAGCTTTATTTTGGGTGCCCTCGGCGGTGCATTAGCGAGTGTTCCGCTGCTCGGTTGGGGAAAACCAACTCCGGTAAATCCACGGAAATGGGCGAAGTTCAAGCAGGCAAACGTGATGGTTTCGATCGCCGGGATCGGCGCAAATTTGATAATTGCGCTCACGAGTTTCATCGTCTTTAAATCGCTCCTTGAATTTGGGGTCATCAACGCCGGCAATGTTGGTTCCGGTGTGCTAAAGCCGGTTCTGATCCTTTTTCAGTACCTTATAATGCTGAATATTTCGCTTGCGATATTTAACCTTCTCCCATTTCCGCCCCTCGACGGCAGCAAAGTACTCTCAACATTTTTGCCCGAGAGCTTTCAGCCTGTGTTCCAAATGCTCGAACAATACGGCTTTTTGATCTTGATGCTGCTTATTTATATGGGAGTGATCGGCCTCATAATGCGTCCGGTCTTCACCTTTGTGAATTATCTTTTGGTGACTCCCTGGTTCTAG
- the scpB gene encoding SMC-Scp complex subunit ScpB gives MTEKIEEISKPARTPAELMALVEALIFVADEPVTSKLLAEVLGEEKESIDAAAEELGREYEERGSGLQVRAIAGGWQLATRTEFHEEVRQFLRTRPSAKLSLASLETLAVIAYKQPVTVPEILEIRGVQSASAIKTLLDKRLIIAKGRKEAVGRPMMYGTSKEFLMQFGLKDLSELPSIEDFEDLVQ, from the coding sequence ATGACCGAAAAGATCGAGGAAATTTCCAAACCTGCACGCACGCCTGCCGAGCTTATGGCTCTCGTCGAGGCGTTGATTTTCGTTGCGGACGAACCCGTGACTTCGAAGCTGCTGGCCGAGGTTTTGGGCGAAGAAAAAGAAAGTATCGACGCGGCGGCCGAGGAATTGGGACGCGAATACGAAGAACGCGGCAGCGGCCTGCAGGTCAGAGCGATCGCCGGCGGCTGGCAGCTCGCGACACGGACGGAATTTCACGAGGAAGTTCGCCAATTCCTGCGCACCCGTCCTTCGGCAAAACTCTCGCTCGCCTCGCTCGAAACGCTCGCCGTCATCGCCTACAAACAGCCCGTGACAGTTCCCGAGATCCTCGAGATCCGCGGCGTCCAGTCAGCATCGGCAATAAAAACCCTCCTCGACAAACGCCTCATCATCGCCAAAGGCCGCAAAGAAGCCGTCGGCCGCCCAATGATGTACGGAACTTCGAAAGAGTTTCTGATGCAGTTCGGATTGAAAGATCTGTCGGAATTGCCGAGCATCGAGGATTTTGAGGATTTGGTGCAATAG
- a CDS encoding arsenate reductase: MATKITVYEKPTCTTCRKLNKLFAEHGIDWTKVNYFIEPFDEQKLTALLKKAGMKPFDVLRRAEPDFKLAEIDKDSSDAEVIAAMVRYPSIIQRPIVEVGDKAVLARPIEKALELIGK, encoded by the coding sequence ATGGCAACCAAAATAACAGTTTACGAAAAACCAACCTGCACCACCTGCCGAAAGCTGAACAAGCTGTTTGCCGAACACGGCATTGACTGGACCAAGGTCAACTATTTCATCGAACCGTTCGACGAACAAAAGCTGACCGCATTGCTCAAGAAAGCCGGCATGAAACCGTTCGACGTCCTTCGCCGAGCGGAACCTGATTTCAAGCTGGCTGAGATCGACAAAGATTCGAGCGACGCGGAAGTGATCGCGGCGATGGTGAGATATCCTTCCATTATCCAACGGCCGATCGTGGAGGTTGGCGACAAGGCGGTTTTGGCTAGGCCCATCGAGAAGGCTTTGGAGTTGATCGGCAAATGA